In Rhipicephalus sanguineus isolate Rsan-2018 chromosome 1, BIME_Rsan_1.4, whole genome shotgun sequence, the DNA window gggcagccggtggtgctggctgggcagtgactgcgtcagtcatgttgtccggtggtctttcggccaacttgcgagagcggagctccaggtctgtttggggacctcagcaacctccaccaaatgtgatgaggtttattggagtaatgaagttgcaacgaggtcgcaacgaaaaaggaccgtacggcaacgcagtgcaaggctgacggaggcggtacaggctctcgtgcaatccgagcgcgggtcgtcttttcgtcctctttcacaggcgcatcctcgttcgtgcatctgctccactacagcGGGAACGCCCCCTTTCAAGAGAAAAAGCCCACATTTTGTGAGCCAACTTCTTAGGGTGTTTCGCGAATTCCGTCGAGTTTTGTTCAATTTGAATTCATGTTCGACTGAATTTTCGTTTGAATTGACGTGAAAACATTGTTGCGGTGGAAAATATTTTGATCTAACGGATAATTCGATTTAACCGAGTTCGACATAGTCAAGTTGCACTGCAGCATAAAAATGGCAAAGCCAGGGACCGCACATGTGCACAAAGGAAATTACAAAAAAAGTACGGCAATCTGAAGCAAGGACTTTAGTTTTTGTAAATATCAACTGATGCAAGCACTCCCACGTCTTTCATTATCTAGTGCCTTACAAAAACGAAGGTGCTTTTGTGGATTATTTTGATGACAcgcgtttttattttctttcgacTTTCCTTTGTACGCATCAACAGATGTCGTCCCTCTCCCTTGCGCGTTGTTCATTGTGCGCATCGTCTTTTTTGGCACGGTGCACCAGCTAGCCTCCCAGCACGCACTGCCTCGTGAAACACTGGAAAACATCCAGAGCAGCTAGATGAGCTGAAGCTTTCAGGAATGCGTCGTGCTCCCCCCGCCCATACGTCACTCGTCTTCCAGGTTGACCACAAACTTGTTCCGATATCTCTTTCGGCTTCTTAACGCGAGGGCACGCAAGCACCAGTTTGTTTCTTGGCGTTAACTTCACGCCAACGTTACATCTACTTAAAATACGTTTAAAGTTGGTTTGTGCACACGAGGAACGACAGCTATCTTCCCGCGATTCTTTGACGTCCGTGCTTCCCTCCCTGCCTTGATCTGCGTTCGCAAATGCTTTTTTTCCTGAGCAATACAAAACTCACATGTGAGTGTAAGCGCTGTTCTGTCCACTTTCCTTGTTGCGTCTTCGGTGAGCTTAAAACTAATAATTCATattctacgcttacgcatcacttagacaactcccaacAAAGATTCCGCGTGATGCTTTTTTTTAGTGCAGCGCTGTAAGGGAGCTTCCTTCCCGTTGAcgttgtacactctaagaaaaaaaggaattaaggggtagggaggttagtccttttggggatcaactgatttgccacaaccatagtcattttggggatgaactgcaagtgAATAAAAAGTTAGTCTTTGAATGATTAACTGCTAGAGGACAAACGGATGGTCCTGTAAGggctaacggttgctcctgtgaGGACTAACTGTTGATTTTCAGAAATGGTCCCTCCcagagcaaatgttactcctgtaaggactaacggTTGACCCTCGGAAATTATCTTTGGGAGAGCAAAAGCTAATCCCTCAGGATCAACTGGTGATCCTGAGAAATCATCCCTGGGAGAGCGAATGTTAATCCTTCGGGATTAACTACTGATCCATATAAACAATTTTTGAAGGCCCTAACCATTATTCCGCTAATCATTCGCCTGTGTATGACCTGGCCGTCCTCACCAGACTGACTTGCTAGCTCCGGTCATCTGTGCTTTACTCAGTGCTGCATGAATGAATGTGTGTAGGAACGAGAAATTAGAGTTCAATTCAGAACTGGGAACATTTATTTTCCAAAAGAGTCCTCCATACGCACAAGTGGTGTTGGCTGTAGGCCGCTGTCCACCTTGATGAGTCGGCACAGCAGGACAAAAGACCGGCTGTTTTATTATGTATACCGGCTTCAAAATTTGCCCTAGCGAGAATTtttagttgcgtgccctgatctttcaatTCATAAAAACACATTCAGTCCTGCGAACAAGGTAAAAACGtggcgagaagtggcaaattAAGACACGGAAACCCAAGTCACATGAATAACACGACACGCACACATGCGCAGTGATGCATATTGTCAAAGgttttcatttcttcattgtgtaagctgcagatGACCTTCGGTATTCTGTCAAGCGTTCAAGGAAAAAAGGAAAGCACGAATCTATTAACAtctatctttatttttacgaGAACGCCAAGATAAaagaatgccatcatttagttgatgtagcgcctgtttccgaataactatggcgagtcctacctggaagaaatgcAGGTAAGAAAATTTCgttataaaaaataaaatagctcgAAGAGAACGGCTTAATCACGTAAGCCATAATAATTACACAGTCACATGCTCATAAAACATGCCATGCACAAcgttttttttcacttttcataTTATTTATGATACAATTTATCAAGACAATAGAAATGAGAAACTTACCTTCAAATTTAACAGAGGCCTTCAGAGCTAGCAAATCCAGAAGATGTTGGTCACACCTTAAGGAGACGGCGTCCATGCGTCCAGATTTTcagaaaggaagctgcgaagCAGTCTTACATGCAAGTTGAGGTGTCCACTTCTCTGCAGGAAAGTTACGAGGCTACGCCCACTCAACAGTCGTTCCGCAGAAACAAACTTGCATGAGCGTCCACAATTGAAGCACACACAGCGAAGCATATTCCTCAGAGCTGCCTCTGTGTAtatttaatagaactttttgttgggctagttggtacatgcttactgaaaaaccaaaaagacgcgtaccatcaaggaaaaaagtaaggacaggacagaaagggcgtcactcgcaactaactttattcccagaacatcagcatcatatataaccgcGCGCAGgatcgctgtggttatatatgatgctgatgttctgggaataaagttagttgcgagtgacgccctttctgtcctgtccttacttttttccttgatggtacgcctctttttggtttttcagtaagtcTGTGTATATGCGCCCCTCGCTTATATAAGAGCGATCATAGGTCACGAGCCGACACTCCGATGAGCGATTCTGtagcgcgaagaccgaggatgacggctgggatggcctcgagccaggttgagtccgggtggcacataatggctgctttgaattgtcggtggaaacgctcgatcattccgttggcgcaggggtggtaactggtggtcctcaagcgttcgaaaccgacggtcagcccgaggagcctgaaaaggtgagactcgaactgtcgtccttggtcggtggttacgcggcgggggccgccgaaacgagcaatccagccggtgaagaaggccgaggcgacgtcttccgcggtgattccctcgaggggccatgcctcgggccatcgagtgtaccgatcgatggcggtgaggcagtagcggtaggggccagccgggggaaagggtcctatgatgtcgaggtggacgtgctcaaaccgaccagagggctgagggaatgttccgagtggtgacgtgacgtgcctggtgactttagcgcgttggcattgaatgcaggagcgcgcccaggtgcgacaatcccgctgcatggagggccagacgtagcggtcCGCCACGAGGCgtgtatgccgggatggctgaggttgtggagctggttgaaaagaccacggcgatgggacaggggtacatagggcctgcttcgtcctgtcgacatgtcgcaacagattgtggttgtcgaccctgggatgggaacttgagaagttcctgcagttcggtgtccgtagtctgagcctcggcgaggacgtctgctgttatctgcacagagctgatggctgctactcGTGAAAGcacgtcggcgaccacgttgtctttcccactgacatgttggatgtcggtggtgaactgtgcaatgaacgagagttggttctgctgtacaggcgggagtttgtcgcgacgttgagagaaggcgttggtaagaggcttgtggtctgtatagatggtgcagttctgtgcttcgagaatgtggcgaaagtgttgcactgcttcgtatatcgccagaagttctctgtagtagccTGGCAacattgtcggggcggtggtcgtggtttcctcAGTGGAACTggtggttgaaggggtcgttttccgagtttcgagcttcttggagaagaacgccaagggatgccaggtgttttccacgcgttgcatgagggcggcgccgatggcgaagctagatgcgtccgtgaacagtcccaagggagcgtctggcacgggatgggtgaggagcgtggcggtaCAGAGGGCGGCTTTGAAATCTTCGAAAGttctcgctaacgtcggtgtccacgtgacgggttggtttcctcgtaggccggccaaagcatcatggaggggagcctgatAGTCGGtagcgtgtggcaagaaacgcctgtagaagttcagcatgccaaggaaacggcgaaggtctttagcggtggtgggttgagggtaactttgcaggtctgagatgcgttggggcaagggccgagttccctcagatgaaacttcgtggccgaggaagcggacgacggaagcgcctagcttgctttttttggatattgacgagtagaccgtggtcgtcgaggcgttggaacagcagacgaaggtgcctgtggtgctcttcggcgtcgcgggaaaataccagtatgtcgtcaaggtaaacgaagcagaagtcgaggccgcggacgacttcgtcgatgaagcgctgaaaggtttgtccagcgttcctcaggccgaagctcatgaagggaaactcgaacaagccaaagagagtgatgattgccgttttcgggacgtcatccggattgacgggtatctgtgtgtacgccttcaccaagtctagcacggagaacacgtggcagccatagatgcgatgggcgaagtcctgtatgtggtggatggggtacctgtccgggatggtgcgcgcgttgagggcacggtagtctccCCAGGgtcgccagccttcggtcttcttcggaacaaggtggagtggcgaggcccatggactgtcagagcggcgggcgattccttcgcggagcatggcctcgaactctgctttggctatgcgcatacggtccggggcaaggcgacaggcgcggcagaaaaccggggcgcctgaagtggtccggatgtagtgcacggtggtgtgctgcactctgcgtggcagtccgctggggcgcgtcaatccgggaaattcggcgaggatggcgtggtacggcgaatgattgtcaacactgagtaccttgatgcttggctgttgggcggtcgttcgctggcctggtgtggaatgtcccgttgtcgcgtcgatgaggaggtcgttgcggcagtccggaaggaggttgtagtgggccagaaagtctgagccgatgattggctcggcgacgtcggcgatgacaaaattccagcgaaggtcacggcgtatgtttctgagctggatgtgcaggcagaGCGAGCCGTACATCTTGATTGtagagcggtttgccgcgctgagctcgaaagacgtaggcggacgaggaccttgaagatgggatcgcgggtagcagcaaatgtcggaaccgctgtcgacaaggaaccgctgcttcgtgatttggtcgttgacgaagatgcgacggcctccgggttggcagcttgcggccgtctctacgagctgccgttggcgttttccgcatgcccagcggaacagggtggtcgacattgccgggctctgtccccgaagcgtcggtggtagtagcacgggccgttgttgtcgggttgccgcgacgaactggtgttaaggtcgcggctttgcgagtggcggcgctggtgcatcggaagacgttcacccaagcgttgttgaatggagttgagctgtcgatcgatgtcgtcgatgcggcgtgcaagctcggcggtgttcagcggtgcggcgacagcctggatggtgggcgacaacagcggcaaggagacctcgatgacgcgatcagccatctccgcaagttcgtcgaggggTAGCCTAACCTgggcctgcagaattgcctgggcgtgcggcgggagtcgttggagccaaagcactcgcaggaaggaatcctggacttgcaagcttcccgcgagcgcacgcatgtggcgcaggagctgcgaaggtttgcgctcagcaAGCTCTGTGGACTGAAGTAGCCGCACCTTCTGTTcatccgagagcgacaggcggcggatgagttgagtcttcaggtgttcgtagtggttggccgttggtgggttggcgagaatatcccggacctcgttggcataacgtgcgtcgAGGTGGGCGAtgacgtaatcgtagcgggtgcggtcttgcgtgatgcgcgccagggagaactgggcctcgacctgggcgaaccagacttcgggcgagtccgcccaaaacggcgaaagcttgacggcgacacgccatgcgtcgtatgaggcagcgtgcgggatgccttctgcgggagctctgacgtcctcagcggagccggcaggaACGGCCTCTGTTGTGGAGGCGCTGCGGGAaggctgctgttgctgggtctgcagtgcctgttgaagttgttgcacttgctggcgcagagcggtgagagcttccgggtcggccatggcggtgcggtttgttcggtttccgggtcaccagatgtgggatgccgtgtagatggaaggacgcatcccaacataaaacgtaacaactgtttattaacggagtagcagcagcggggcgagcataccaacgctgcgctcagtcgggtagcgaaggaatgaacacttccgagcttggcagcttggttttaaagccaccgtcggtgacgtaagcctccggtgacgctgcggtggcgttgtcccttatcggaggcatggtgtagcatgaagccgtgtcacgccgggctagatagtgacgagacggaggctgcgccggtttgtgcgcagtgtgctgCCACAATTCTGAAgaacccaggtagcacaaaacggataattgacgttttataaacgtttatccgaaaCGATAAAAATGTTTCGAAAAcatcacggaatagaagctaaaggtctagaaaacgttttattaGAAAACTGTAGCATTCACCTGTTTTTCTTTGGAACACTCTTCTGCTTATCATGAAAACCACAAGACCATTACACCATTTGAAAAAAGAACTAAAACTGCACTTACTTCATTCTGAATAACGAAAGAGTAACTGTGCCTTTCATATAAGGTACGTGTGCTTTGTTGTTCAGTGTATTTTGGATATAGACTACCTGACTATTGTAttacttgttttttcttttcctcttgttTTGCTGTAATATGTTAAAAGCGAGCGTGCTCGGGGCTCGGCGTCCACGTTCCCATCGTGtagtgtttactgtgcgggcgcCGAGTGCGGCCTGTGAACTCGAGTTACAGCGGCCGGGCgttgcaaacacagcggccgggccgaagctacggcagtcgccccgtcgctgctgcctcgttcgcctcgcaacgcttttgcttaaatatacgagttcttattgtagacatgcctttct includes these proteins:
- the LOC125756928 gene encoding uncharacterized protein LOC125756928, translated to MADPEALTALRQQVQQLQQALQTQQQQPSRSASTTEAVPAGSAEDVRAPAEGIPHAASYDAWRVAVKLSPFWADSPEVWFAQVEAQFSLARITQDRTRYDYVIAHLDARYANEVRDILANPPTANHYEHLKTQLIRRLSLSDEQKVRLLQSTELAERKPSQLLRHMRALAGSLQVQDSFLRVLWLQRLPPHAQAILQAQVRLPLDELAEMADRVIEVSLPLLSPTIQAVAAPLNTAELARRIDDIDRQLNSIQQRLGERLPMHQRRHSQSRDLNTSSSRQPDNNGPCYYHRRFGDRARQCRPPCSAGHAENANGSS